The Eleutherodactylus coqui strain aEleCoq1 chromosome 10, aEleCoq1.hap1, whole genome shotgun sequence genome contains the following window.
TGTAACATGTATTTCTGAGTTTTCTTCTTTATGACATTAAAGTTTCCAGGTTGGATTAAGAAGATGGACAATATAATAAAGTTGTCACTTTCCAATAAAGACCGTTGTATTGTTTATTTATTGAGGTAGGTAGGTGGGTGGTCTGGCGGGCTGCCGATATGTCGTGTAAATTTAAAGTGCTCGCAAAGAGATGACTCCCCCTATAGGGGCTTTGTATTTAGTGTCAGGTTTTGCTTGCGAATCTATACGTGCCTTATATACAGTTTACAAACAACACATAGCCCGATCCCATTACTGGAGTGCATGGTGATCCAGTACAGGCCATAATAGAAAGCAGCCGGCAAACTCCATGAATTGGCAGCCAGTGGTGTAGAGAGGGGGCCACttagcaaagatcaaaatgggcTTAAGATCAGGTCAATAGTAGAGTTTATTTTAATTTTCCAACTCAAGTTTACTTACATGATAAGCAATATGTAAAGTCTTACTCCCTTCAGTCCCCCACCCAATATTTCCTTATGTGTTCTCCCCACCCTCCTTGTCTTCCCCCTAATCGTTACTTCCATTTTTGGTCTACCCATGTGTATATCAATCTGTTTTAGAGGGTTACAGTTATGGCAATATAAGGCTTGATTAGCATGCTGGCTCCTGACTTCATACATGAATGTAATGCTGAAAGACTTAATTAATATGTTTTCACCATTACAAAATCAGTAAATAATTAATTAACCAAAATGGGGTTAGGTTTGGCAACCCAGGACAGTAGGGTCTGGTGTTCGTTTCCCCCTCCAAACCCTTTCCATGAAGCTTGTACCAATACCCACAAACTTGTTTCCAAAATTAAAGAGGGGAGTCCTGCACAATGTTTCACCATCCAACAGCAAAGATGATGGGACCACCCAGGACTGGGGACCTCCTCTCCAAGTGCTCCATAGCAGCCCGTTTGGTATGCATGCACGTGGGGCGCTTGAAAGACAGCATGTGTTATACGTATGCACTGAGTCCTTCTGAGATGACGCATCAAGAAAGATCACATGGACGCATCTACGGTACCGTTCTTGCTAACATGTTGAGGAGGAGGCCAGGTCCTTCTTCTTGTCCAATTTTCTGAAAAGTGGCCCAACACAGGCCACTTTAACTATAGGGATAATGGTACATCTGCATCGGGCTCCCTGGTGGCACAGAGCCCCCTAACAACAGCACCAATTTCTACTGTATGTCCTCTGGATGTGGATAGAGTTGAAAAGTATTGAGGAGGTTTAAAATTAATAAAGAGCTCACCTATTGCGTGTCTCCGATCTCAGCTTACTTCCAGGTCCAGTGGTCACATGCCCATtgaagcatgtgaccactgcagccaatttcCCATCTCAGTACCCATTGGGGCCAgggattggccacagtggtcacatgcttaAATAAGCATGTGACTTCTCAAACCAAGAGCGAGCAGATTACGGCATTCATTGATTGTAACCCAGCATTCCTAGTAGCAGATAACTAAAAACAACTAGACAGACTTTTTGGGAACTTTACAGAAGTGGATGACCTGAGTACTGAGCACCTTTCCTTTATGTCGTGGGTCTGATTTTCATCTCAGATCTCTTGTAGGAGTAATTATAACCCTTTCCTGCTTTCCAATTAATTCCATCAGCAAAGGATTCATGTTTCCCAGGATGGTAGAATCCATTCAGGTTGGAATAGTGGCACAGATTATACCACCAGGCTCCCTTGAAGGCATTCGCACAGTTTAAATCATGAGCCTCATTGTCTTGGTCCAGGGTGGAGAACATCATTCCATTGTGGTACGACAGAGAATCTCCTAGACCAGGATAGAAGTATATTATAGTGAATTCCATGACTGGTTGACAACACAGCTAGGGTGTAAGTATGGCTTTACATGGGCCAGCCGTTGGCCAAAAATATTGCTcaaaagagctttttttttttttttgtgtttaccAATAGCTGTCCGGTATAAACATGGGAACCGACGATAGTGAGCGAGAAAACGCTCATTAGTCGCAGtccgcttcatttcagctcagtgAATTGAATCGTGAGTGaattatcgctcagtgtaaacaggagtcattcaatcttggaacaactgcctgttcacagtgaacggaagcgggtggctggaagagatctccagtgtgTTCCACTATCCATTTACTGAATGGCTATacctcctatgtgaaagcacaagagcgacAGTCGTTAGTACGAGTCAGGCAGTTATGCGCCGgccactcagaggcgtaacttgaagcttctgggccccaatgcaaaatctttaacggggcccccaactataatgctttattcatagtactgggttccctatatggagaagagaggccttatgggccccctaaggcttgtgggcccgggtgcaaccacatcctctgcatcccctatagttacgcccctgtggccAGTCATCCAGTGTGAGGGTTGAGCGCCATAGCAAACCCCCCCCCACTCCTTGAGCATAAATATTTATCAGATTATGAATAAGACGTGGCCATCAAGTGTGCACTTACCTTCACAGGGTAACCCCTTctcgctgcagccattttttttttcttcctttaaaaaaatcctaacttttacatttttacagTGACCTAGCTATATGAGagtttgtattttccaatggcaccatttaaccccttaaggacacggcctattttgggcttagggacacaacgatttttttgcggactttcatctccatttttcaaaagccataactttttgacttttctgtggacgcggccgtataagggcttgttttttgcatggcgagctgtagtttttaatggttccatttttggatacatagactatattgtaaaactttttttattttgttatgataaaagggagagaaaacgcatcaattctgccatagatttctgtttttttttttacagcgtcaatcatgcagcataaatgaaacaatccattttttctgcggaacagtacgattacaacgataccaacattttttatatttttttatgtttttctacttttcggcgataaaaagccctttttttggaaatcatttttttttttctaaatcgctgcattcaaagtcctgtaactttttaatttttccatggatggagctttgtaagggcttattttttgcgagacaagctgtagtttttaatggtaccatgttggggaatatacggcttttttgatcatttttattgcaaattttgggaggcaaaatgctaatttttagcattgccTCAgttctttagtgtttttttacgctttttgccgtgcaaaataaaaagcatgtgcaacttattgtacacgtggTTACGGacgtgacgataccaaatatgtgggattttaattttctcttaccttttttatgctaatatgagaaaaagcacctaaaaagtttttttttaaacatttttattatctttttttacaccacttgtgTCTCTTTgagggacttacagcacagcaccgatgattgctgtgataagacattgcaggacttctctcctgcaatgccgggatctggcgtcctgttgccatagcaaccagccgggctctctgcgattatatcgcgagagcccggcaacttcacagggggagcgcgctccctctgtgaacccttcccatgccacgatctacatagatcgcggcagggaaggggttaacagagggggCCGGCtctcactgacagccggctcccgctgcctgatctcttatgatctcgcactatccccaggatgtaagtttacgccctgttgggGAAAGTACCCTTCTGcgaggacataaacttacgccctggagtgggaaggggttaatgtacctgATAATGTATTTGAAAACTTTCAAACATTTCTAAGAAGGGCAAAATGGAATAAACACAATTGTGCCATTTATGAGGAGGGGGattgtttttatggcgttcacggtacagtaaaaatgaaatcacctttattctgtgagtcagtacaattagggtgataccaaatttatatagtttttgttatGTAGTACTACTTAAAAACCATAATTTCTGTTGCTATGTTTTGAACcccacaccatttttttttctgtcaacggTGCTGTGCAAGGGCGTATTTTTCGTAAGGtgccttgtagtttttattggtaccgttttggggtacatacggctttttgatctttttttatttaatttttttcttggagatttggtgaccaaaaaaagcacaattctggcattggtgGATTTTctttctgacagcattcaccaTGCGGAAATAATAATGtggtactttaaccctttccaatccactgtctgacatctgaagacattctgattgaaggctgtaaagctccgatgtcttaagacgtccagcagggtattcttactgtatattactggccactctgttgtcggggggggggggggggggctctctaacatgtcccataccgcagtactggctctagccagcagatggcgccattgtataatggcagaaagagaaagccccctaggaaaccctgaatccaaaattggattgcaaagggttaataaactggacttttacagacacagcaataccaattttgaaatgtttaaagtttttctttatttttttgatgCGATGACTGGGAAAAGAGGGGGTcttaaacttttaataatttcttttttttctaatagCTGTTACACTTCATCAAGAGACATTTTGTTGCAATGTTCACTTCATGCACGGTTTAAATCTTTTTGCAGAGATGATTTCATGAATGTctctaaggccaaatgcacagaagtggaaattctgcggtgggttTTCCCGCCGAATTTCTGCCCgtacccgctgccataggattggattagataatgcaatcccatgcagacagccgcgatttgaccgcgtgaaaacttgcgCGATAAAcacatcgcggcatgtcctatttctgtgagaGCCTCGCATTtgtccgcacagaaacgtcactggtgacacGCCAGCTCTGGTCTGCCCATGTGCGGCTGTGTAACAGTCGGCGCAGAGCGAGACACCGGGAAGAGGTGAGtgccgggtcactgcaggggcacggctcgcatcccactgcgaAAATTCTCACAATgggatccgacccacccgtctgcaggaggcctaatactaAAAACTTGTAAcaataattagtagagatgagcgagcatactcactaagggcaattactcgagcgagcattgtccttagcgagtacctgcccgctcggaagaaaagattcgggtgccggcgggaggcggggagcggcgggggagagcgggggggggggggggggggacggaggggagatctctctctcccccctgctcactcccacaactcaccgttcaccagcgccggcacccgaatcttttctcccgagcgggcaggtactcgctaaggacaatgctcgctcgagtaattgcccttagcgagtatgctcgctcatctctaataattagccATTTATAAATACATAACAGATATGAGTAAATTTCATGCTGCCATTCTTTTAGGAAGTTTCCATGCCATACATTGGGATATAGTGTCCCAAAGCATAGATTTTCCAGCTTTTTCCCAGATGAAAATATTATATCTGATGTTTACTACTTTTTTAAAGTGTTCAGTAGTAATTTAATCATGATTATGTCTACATTTCTTAATACTTATATTCTAGCTATTTAATTGATTCTGAGTATTATTGAACTGTATATGTgcttatttatgtattttattttttattttcctcaaATTTCACTATTTTGTACTTCATACCCGAATCATGTCCCACTTCCCACCTACATGGCTTTATATGTAATCATGTAGTGCAtctccagcaagtactgaggaagaggttcataTTCCTCGAAACGTGTTTACAAGCTGGTTCTTATCAATAAGCTAAATTTTCTTTTGGTGAAAACACATATGACAGTCATCTTTGTCTAAACATTGCGCCATATTCACCCCtccaaaaaagttattttcttctTTGTCTATGTTCAAAGTACTATAGCAGGTATATGCAAATGCTTGGGTGCGTCTATACCAGAGGGTTGTATACAAGTGTTCCGTGTGTTGTTTTAGCTTGGCCGGTGATTTTATTAAATTCGTACAGACTGCCTCACAGAGAGAATGCCACGCAATGAAGAGAACATGTAATGCCATgaagatttaaggcccatttacacacaacaattatcactcaaaattcattcaaacgatggcttttgagtgataatcgttgcatgtaaatgcttccaccgtttgcttttctgccgaaggctcatttacacacacagatgattgctcaaaagatggtttttaaacgatcattttgcataaactatgaaTTGGTACTAATGgcaattagtaccaattagtagctcgTTTATGCgtgtgagccaccaggagctatattcagagaacagtgggtgatctgttctctgaatacattccctttgtccTGCGACGGAGCTGCCAtcagagacaatgtaatcagagctccacgggcagaacacagcgtcaAGTtcttgctatcagctcttctgtcgagcgatggattttatgctgaagtaaaaatcattgttcggtagaaaagtgaaagatgggcacatttacacacaatgattattgctcaaaagatggcttttgagcgaattttgagagataatcgttgtgtgtaaatgggcctttagttcagCATAGAAGCCATAGTTTGGCAGGCCAGCTGATAGTAGGGACCTCACACTGTGATTCTCcgtgggagtgctgataacattgtttcagctgctgtccgCCTGGAGAACAGTGGAGCTGTAAGCAGATAACAGTCCACCTGCTGTtaactgcatacagcaaagggagactcatttgcacacaaattaagctaataagctactaataggcattagtggccattagtagtttatacaaaatgatcccttgagggtgcattcccacgaacgtatatcggctcggttttcacgccgagccgatatacgttgtcctcgtgtgcagggggggggaggatggaagagccaggagcaggaactgagctcccaccccctctctgcctcctctccgcccctctgcactatttgcattgaaaggaggcgggacagggcggggcgaggttccgagaattagccccgcctctccccattgcaaatagagctaggagcccggctagcccagtgtGTGGCTGAGAAGTTCAGAGGTTaacagggagacgcccctaacctccACACCTTGGAGaggtggtgagacctctgcaggtctgaggaccggactggctgtgtgcagcaagccgTATTttcaagtgagtagtcagggccggtctatgtatagtgagtgctcagacgagcaagtgttcatttctgttttgctgtattttgtgctgaaataaacccaggcgaagcctggactacgaactttattccgagtgtcactgtctctggctgtggatgcccaggttgctacctagcctaatgctaatccctcacaataggcATAAAGGAATGAAAATGCCTCTAATACTCCATCGAGAGCCATTTCATCCAACGGTCAAGTTTACTAAAGATTTCATCATAAGGCTACATACAGTCGGTTGGTCTTTGCGTTGTATCGTGGCAGAAACGCAACTGGATGAATATGGAAATGGTGGTTAGCAGAACGAAATGTAGTGGTACCGGAGCACTGAGATGAACGTCACAGCAGATCGGCGCATCTACCGTTATGCAGTAGCGGCTCCCCAATTCACAGCTGGCGACATTCCACAGAGCGTATGGAAAGACTTGGATGCTCCGATATTGACAATGGCAGTTTCGTTCAGATTGTAAAGACTATTGTCGTGAAACTACCTGGTGCCATGAATGTCACACTGTGATGTTAGCCAAGAATGGAGATTCTGTCTCAGTAATGATGATCGCCAAGCGATGGTCTGGAGGCGCAGTAGCAATCAGGCAGATACTTCTACCATTTTGCACCACACAACTCGTCACTGTTGAGTCACAGCTTGGGGTGCCATCGATATCACCAGCTGATTACCTCTGGTATGCATCATGGTCACCTTGATTGTACATTGTTATGATGAAGTGGCCCTTCAGCCGTCACACTACCATATCTTTAGGGCATAACTAATGCCCTTTTCCAGCAGGATATTGTGTGGCCCCAAACAGTAATCAGCAGCAAGCATGTCCAAGTGATTCCTTGGCCAGCACAGTCCCTAGATCTCTCTCCAATCAAGCATCTGTGGGAAACGATTGGACATCGAGTGAATGCTCTGCCACAGCCTTGTAGTGAAGATGGACTGTAGACTACAGTCAATACCACATGGTCAGTACCACCCCAGGACAGGATTCGAGCACTCAGTGAATCAATGGTACGTCGCGTTTACGACTGTATAGCCCAACATGGTGGCCCCACTACTTACTGATCCTGTTGTTTATTGGGGCGCAGGAGACATGTAATGCTTTCAAATTAAAATTGATTGTTCAGAACGTAATTCTATGCATTGACTTTTGTCTTACTTCGAGCATCTCTTCATGGTGTGCCGTTTTCTCTTTGAGGCAGTGTATTCTCTCTCTTTCATGTATTGTCATAGCACCTCACGAGCAATTCCGCCACtcatccacaatgttaattgcgaatTGGCTACGGGACGCATGCATCCATTGACATCAAAGGAGGCCGTGCGCGCAGAATCTACGATAAAATAAATcattctgcgatttttcttccgctcgtggaTTACGCAATTTGTACCCGCGAGTATAAAGGAAAATttaaaaatacatgcctttcaatgcctcaTTTTAGCCCAGATCTTCCTCACGGACAGCCATcgtagaatccgcaattcaaatccgctcgtgtgagcccagcctaagggtcTGGGTTTGAAACCACAAGCTCTATAGCTATCGTTTTGTTGCATCGGCACTAGTCACATCTATGCACACAGCCATAATTACACGAATAGTCCTCCTTACCTAGATTACCACCGATAAACTTCCCGACAACCAACTTGTATTTCTCGGCCTCTCCCATTATTTTGAAAGAACTGTATTTAGCAAAATAGTTTACACCATCGAAGTCCTGCAGATCAATGCGGAGCTCCCATGTCCCTGTGATGAAAGCAGAAGAATTAGTTTACAAAAAGTTCCTAAGTACTTGAGAACTTACTACATACTGGATATACATTACacctaaagggattgtccggttaCCGGAAAACATGCACTCTTTAGTGCCCACTATCCTAAAATAAGAAAGGAAATGTACTTACCCATGTTCTACCGCCACAATCCAGCGCTTTAGTCCTGCTGTGGTCCCGAAGttggttgtgacagatgatgcagcatcacattcccaaacttctggcatcatggcatTCAGGatttgagcactgatgccaggagaacaaatgGTGACActacaagctctgattggctgcaatcacctgacttctgatgacatcatctgtcacaacaaatgtCAGGACCACAGTGGAGAGGACGAGTAAgtacatttacttttcctattttagctATGTTGTTCAAGGAATATTttggaggccaaattagagaacctgATCTTTGGAGGTCGGAATTGGGAGTCCcaatgcacaattatttttttaaattgagttGGTCATCTCCGACGAGATTATTTCAATAATTGGTCAACACTATTGAAGGCGACTTATCATAAGGGTCACAATGATGGAAATTTGGGAGCTGCAACCCCATTGATGTGCAGAATAAGTATGTAGGACTCCCAATGATGGGCCCACCCATGGTATCTCCTATTGTTATTCCCCTGCCACTGTCATAAGAAAGCCCAATGTTCGGTCATTACCCAATGAAGTTATCTTATGAATGTTTTCATTTCCTAGCCAGAACTCAGATAGACGGCTACCAAATCCATTCTTATAAGACTCCCAATCACGTAGGAAATCAACGGAACCATCATAACGTCTCTGGAAGACCTAGAAAGAAACAAATACTGAGACGTGGACCATTCGCTGTTATATTATTGCAGTTATGAAATTCCACCATGTTCAACGTAATTTTCTAGCTTGGTTCATTACACCAGTACAGTGTttcccaattccagtcctcaaggtaccccaacaagtcatgttatcaggatatcctatagtacgaaaacctatggcaatgtctgaggcactgactataattatatcacctgtgcattactgaggaaatccaagaaacatgacctgttggggtgccctgaggactggagttgggaaacactgcaccAGACTAAGCTTTCCTGGATCATGTGTAAGGGGGGAGCCCAGTTTGCTCAAACCATAaagtttatattttattatagatGATAATGGTTTAATGCTTGGCAATTTTAGACCATCATGCTGAGGGACTTTGGGGTGTGGCCGCTCATTCTCATTTGACACACCAGACTGCTTTCCGGGAAGGTGACAGAATTATCGGATTCCTAAAGAAGAAAGGAGCTTAAGAGTGCAGCTCTCTAAGCTAGCCGTCCCCAATGGGTTACAAGCATCCTCTGCCCTACGGTTGACAGAAATCAGAGTATCGTCTGCCTCTGAACTTGGAGTTGGAGCAGTCACTCCCAGAACTTTAACAACCCTGCTTACCATCATTGGTATATGACTCAGGTACTTAGGCATCTCAGAACACTACACAGTGCCCATAGACTTTGCCCTATTAACGCTGTTCTTAGCGGCTCATAGACTTTTACAAGTTAAAGTACAGCCTTGCCTATTGTTGTTTCACTTTGCACTTGCATCCCGTTAATCGGATTTTGAAAGAACTCTGCAGCCAAATCAGCCTAGTTTTACTTGTAAAATAAAACTATATCAAGCATTAAACCGATGTCTTCTTATGAGCACTATCCTTGACACTGCTACTGGCTGTCACTCCCTCAAAGCTACTTTAAAGAAATGGCCCATGGGCTTGCCCTGGCTCTGCT
Protein-coding sequences here:
- the LOC136580148 gene encoding ficolin-1-like isoform X5; translated protein: MEKKKLHKKRKRRRKKKTGLLRRDVQLVGFGESDKLAILRGCPGPPGPPGPPGPPGIPGFPGFPGPIGQNGLPGLTGPQGIKGDKGDPGSPQDLHSLPGLTGPQGIKGDKGDPGCPQDLHKARDCKSLLETGLTFSDWYNIYPDGSDPLRVLCDMHTDGGGWTVFQRRYDGSVDFLRDWESYKNGFGSRLSEFWLGNENIHKITSLGTWELRIDLQDFDGVNYFAKYSSFKIMGEAEKYKLVVGKFIGGNLGDSLSYHNGMMFSTLDQDNEAHDLNCANAFKGAWWYNLCHYSNLNGFYHPGKHESFADGINWKAGKGYNYSYKRSEMKIRPTT
- the LOC136580148 gene encoding ficolin-1-A-like isoform X4, coding for MILSPQNLLCLLLGTVFICSRAEDSCPDVQLVGFGESDKLAILRGCPGPPGPPGPPGPPGIPGFPGFPGPIGQNGLPGLTGPQGIKGDKGDPGSPQDLHSLPGLTGPQGIKGDKGDPGCPQDLHKARDCKSLLETGLTFSDWYNIYPDGSDPLRVLCDMHTDGGGWTVFQRRYDGSVDFLRDWESYKNGFGSRLSEFWLGNENIHKITSLGTWELRIDLQDFDGVNYFAKYSSFKIMGEAEKYKLVVGKFIGGNLGDSLSYHNGMMFSTLDQDNEAHDLNCANAFKGAWWYNLCHYSNLNGFYHPGKHESFADGINWKAGKGYNYSYKRSEMKIRPTT